A single genomic interval of Psychroserpens sp. NJDZ02 harbors:
- a CDS encoding alpha/beta hydrolase, producing the protein MENFNLHHITRPSSLKENAPLLILFHGYGSDENDLFSFASELTEELFIISVRAPYPMQPHGNAWYAINFDADQGKWSDNEQAIQSRDLIATFIDQVIANYPVNKDSVSLLGFSQGCILSYAVALTYPEKINNIIALSGYVNEDLFEVKDTNAYKHLNFYCSHGSVDQVIPVDWARQAPKFLSTLNIKHQFSEFPVGHGVAPQNFYEFKNWLEELI; encoded by the coding sequence ATGGAAAATTTTAACTTACATCACATCACAAGACCATCGTCTTTAAAAGAAAACGCACCTTTACTTATACTCTTTCATGGGTATGGCAGTGACGAGAATGACCTATTTAGCTTTGCTTCAGAATTAACAGAAGAACTATTTATAATTTCTGTTAGAGCGCCCTATCCAATGCAACCACATGGTAATGCATGGTATGCGATTAACTTTGATGCCGATCAAGGCAAATGGAGCGATAACGAACAAGCGATACAATCTAGAGATTTAATTGCAACATTTATAGATCAAGTCATAGCTAATTATCCGGTAAATAAGGATAGTGTTTCACTTTTAGGGTTTAGCCAAGGTTGTATATTAAGTTATGCAGTTGCACTAACCTACCCAGAAAAAATCAACAATATAATAGCTTTAAGCGGTTATGTAAACGAAGATTTATTTGAAGTCAAGGACACCAATGCGTACAAGCATTTAAACTTTTACTGTTCTCACGGAAGTGTAGACCAAGTCATCCCAGTGGATTGGGCAAGACAAGCACCTAAGTTTTTATCGACATTAAATATTAAACATCAATTTAGCGAATTCCCTGTTGGTCATGGTGTTGCGCCACAAAATTTTTATGAGTTTAAAAACTGGTTGGAGGAGTTGATTTAG
- a CDS encoding hydrolase, with the protein MKNKIFMYLFIFAALIVVFQYVNSKKILDASAKRLDTIKIQNNKFRDSLAIQKEELSDLSLFDFRYNQEAQDYFYAKKIDTDSLIPFVKNELYKLNETEGEHPLIPYAASEGKKMQFNTIKMLNHKWIIADFSDGQYWGELLIKYFMVGSDKVEFEVLDYMLYTR; encoded by the coding sequence ATGAAGAACAAAATCTTTATGTATCTGTTTATTTTTGCTGCATTAATTGTGGTGTTTCAATATGTTAATTCTAAAAAAATATTGGATGCTAGTGCTAAGCGTTTGGATACAATAAAAATCCAAAACAATAAATTTAGAGATTCTTTGGCAATACAAAAAGAAGAACTTTCCGATTTATCGTTGTTTGATTTTAGATACAATCAAGAAGCGCAAGATTACTTTTATGCAAAAAAGATAGATACGGACTCATTAATACCTTTTGTAAAAAATGAGTTGTATAAATTAAATGAAACAGAAGGAGAACATCCGCTAATTCCGTATGCCGCTTCTGAAGGAAAAAAAATGCAGTTTAATACTATCAAAATGCTAAACCACAAATGGATTATAGCAGATTTTTCTGATGGACAATATTGGGGAGAACTACTAATTAAGTATTTTATGGTTGGATCAGATAAAGTCGAGTTTGAAGTGCTAGATTACATGTTGTATACTAGATAA
- a CDS encoding MBL fold metallo-hydrolase, with protein sequence MKITFLGTGTSQGIPIIGSTHPVCLSANPKDKRLRVSIMVEWDDKTFVVDCGPDFRQQMLLANPAKIDALLFTHEHADHTAGLDDIRPFCFKQGELPIYAHQRVIEQLKIRFDYVFATENRYPGAPTVSVNEITNETFTIEEKSIVPINALHYKLQVFGFRFDNFAYLTDVKTITQTELDKLKNLDVLVINALRIKEHISHLNLEQALEIIAMLKPKRAYLTHISHLLGFHEEIQQNLPENVFLAYDQLKITI encoded by the coding sequence TTGAAAATTACATTTTTAGGTACAGGTACATCTCAAGGTATTCCAATAATCGGAAGTACACATCCGGTGTGTTTAAGTGCTAATCCTAAAGATAAACGTTTACGTGTGTCCATAATGGTTGAGTGGGATGATAAGACCTTTGTAGTAGATTGTGGCCCTGATTTTAGACAACAAATGTTGTTGGCTAATCCAGCCAAAATTGATGCACTTTTATTCACGCATGAGCATGCCGATCATACTGCTGGTTTAGATGATATTAGACCATTTTGTTTTAAACAAGGCGAATTACCTATCTACGCACATCAACGTGTTATAGAACAGCTTAAAATAAGATTTGATTATGTTTTTGCTACCGAAAATAGATATCCAGGCGCTCCAACGGTATCTGTAAATGAAATTACAAATGAAACTTTTACTATAGAAGAAAAATCAATTGTGCCTATTAACGCTTTACATTATAAGTTACAAGTGTTTGGTTTTAGATTTGATAATTTTGCTTATTTGACGGATGTTAAAACGATTACTCAAACAGAATTGGATAAATTAAAAAACTTAGATGTTTTAGTGATTAACGCGTTGAGAATAAAAGAACATATCTCGCATTTAAACCTAGAGCAAGCTTTAGAGATTATCGCAATGCTTAAGCCTAAACGTGCTTATTTAACACATATTAGTCATTTATTAGGGTTTCATGAAGAGATTCAACAAAACTTACCAGAAAATGTTTTTCTGGCTTACGACCAATTAAAAATAACTATTTAA
- a CDS encoding TonB-dependent receptor: MEIRLKGDKEFENIPSLKDKALRINLNENIYGTFAEIGAGQETVRQFFRAGGASGTIAKAMSAYDKDFSDAIYGIESDRRYVTEERLRKMVSHEIKLIEERIDRKKNPHKMFFSFANTVATIDFAKKYKGHGWVGIKYQIDPEEDEYNEIVLHLRFKENDARLQQETLGILGTNLIYGAFYKYHEPKKLLRYLYDHLDKDQIEIDTINFSGPVFKDVDNRLMSLQLVKNGMTDAIMFAPDGNNVLPARVLYKKNILALRGSFRPVTKVNIDMYEKSLDMFIKENKVDEDNTQVIFEITLSNLRAEGEIDEQDFMDRARLLCSLGHTVLISNFQEYYKLVEYFSQYSKSRMGLAMGVNNLVDIFDEKYYRHLSGGILEAFGKLFFKDLRVYLYPMKETDGSLTTSDNLKVHPRMKELYKFFKYNGKVVDITEYDPNTLNVFSRMVLKMIANGEDGWQEMLPKGVSKLIKEQSLFGCETEEIHNKN; the protein is encoded by the coding sequence ATGGAAATAAGGCTAAAAGGAGATAAAGAGTTTGAAAATATTCCCTCTCTAAAAGACAAGGCATTACGTATTAACTTAAATGAAAATATTTATGGTACGTTTGCTGAAATTGGAGCTGGACAAGAAACTGTGCGTCAATTTTTTAGAGCTGGAGGTGCTTCTGGTACTATTGCAAAAGCAATGTCTGCGTATGACAAAGATTTTAGTGATGCCATTTATGGTATTGAAAGCGACAGACGTTATGTTACGGAAGAGCGTTTACGTAAAATGGTATCTCATGAGATAAAGCTTATTGAAGAACGTATTGATCGTAAAAAAAATCCACACAAAATGTTTTTTAGTTTTGCAAATACTGTTGCTACAATAGATTTTGCTAAAAAATATAAAGGACATGGATGGGTTGGTATTAAATATCAGATAGATCCCGAAGAAGATGAATATAATGAGATTGTATTGCACCTTCGTTTTAAAGAAAACGATGCCAGATTACAACAAGAAACACTTGGTATTTTAGGTACAAACCTTATTTATGGTGCCTTTTACAAGTATCATGAACCAAAAAAATTATTACGTTATTTATATGATCATTTGGATAAAGATCAAATAGAAATTGATACGATAAACTTTTCTGGTCCTGTTTTTAAAGATGTAGATAACCGATTAATGAGTTTACAATTGGTTAAAAACGGAATGACTGATGCTATTATGTTTGCTCCTGACGGAAATAATGTTTTACCAGCTAGAGTATTATATAAAAAGAATATCCTAGCGTTACGTGGAAGTTTTAGACCTGTAACTAAAGTTAATATTGACATGTATGAGAAATCCTTGGACATGTTTATTAAAGAAAATAAAGTCGACGAAGATAATACACAAGTCATATTTGAGATTACGCTATCTAATTTAAGAGCAGAAGGAGAAATAGACGAGCAGGATTTTATGGATCGTGCTAGATTATTATGCTCTTTAGGACATACTGTATTGATATCTAACTTTCAGGAATATTATAAGTTGGTTGAGTACTTCTCTCAATACTCCAAGAGTAGAATGGGATTAGCGATGGGTGTAAATAACCTGGTAGATATCTTTGACGAGAAATATTATAGACACTTGAGTGGTGGTATATTAGAAGCTTTTGGTAAATTATTCTTTAAAGATTTACGTGTATACTTATATCCAATGAAGGAAACAGATGGTTCGTTAACAACAAGTGACAATCTTAAAGTACATCCAAGAATGAAAGAATTATACAAATTCTTTAAATACAATGGTAAAGTTGTTGACATTACAGAATACGACCCAAATACTTTAAATGTATTTTCTAGAATGGTATTAAAAATGATTGCTAACGGAGAAGATGGATGGCAAGAAATGTTACCTAAAGGGGTTTCTAAACTAATTAAAGAACAAAGTTTATTTGGTTGTGAAACTGAAGAAATACATAACAAAAATTAA
- a CDS encoding 1-acyl-sn-glycerol-3-phosphate acyltransferase has translation MYWLAKLIYFKIIGWKVIGNTNFSQDTIKKAVIISAPHTSNLDFIIGILLRKVTHIKTNFIGKKELFTWPFGYYFRAVGGVPVDRKNKENKVQTIAKLFENKEEFRLTLAPEGTRSKVEEWRTGFYYIAKQANVPIIMFTLDYGNKQNTISEPFYPTDNMEEDFKFMKAFFKGVKGRIEKNG, from the coding sequence ATGTATTGGCTAGCTAAACTTATATATTTTAAAATTATTGGTTGGAAAGTTATTGGAAACACTAACTTTTCACAGGATACTATAAAAAAAGCAGTTATTATTTCTGCACCACATACTAGTAATTTAGATTTTATAATAGGTATTTTATTACGTAAAGTAACTCACATTAAAACTAATTTTATTGGTAAAAAAGAACTCTTTACTTGGCCTTTTGGCTATTACTTTAGGGCAGTAGGAGGTGTGCCAGTCGATAGAAAGAATAAAGAAAATAAAGTACAAACTATTGCTAAACTATTTGAAAACAAAGAAGAATTTAGACTAACATTGGCACCAGAAGGTACTAGAAGTAAAGTAGAAGAATGGAGAACAGGGTTTTACTACATTGCAAAACAAGCAAACGTACCAATTATAATGTTTACTTTAGATTATGGTAATAAGCAAAATACAATTTCTGAGCCTTTTTATCCAACGGATAACATGGAAGAAGATTTTAAGTTTATGAAAGCTTTTTTTAAAGGTGTAAAGGGAAGAATCGAAAAAAACGGGTGA
- a CDS encoding iron-containing alcohol dehydrogenase family protein, translating to MSYKNFPMVSKVIFGRGSFNQLSDILEPNRLNINAPFIFFVDDVFKGNTWLMSRIPLSYQDKVVYVSANEEPKTEQIDKYVEDIILNYTERPSGIIGIGGGSLLDVAKAVAIMLNNDGDSKDYQGWDIVKNAAVYHIGIPTISGTGAEVSRTTILTGPERKLGINSDYTPFDQVLLDPELTKDVPKDQWFYTGMDCYVHCIESLNGTYLNAFSQSYGEKALELCEEIFLSTDLPEEESQDKLMMASWHGGMSIAYSQVGVAHAMSYGLGYLLGVKHGIGNCIVFDHLEDYYPEGVAVFKKMKALHNITLPQGICADLSDKDFDIMIKVALSLEPLWENAIGKDWKKTITHDTLKALYKKM from the coding sequence ATGAGTTATAAAAATTTTCCAATGGTATCCAAAGTTATATTTGGACGAGGTAGTTTTAATCAATTAAGTGATATTTTAGAGCCTAATAGGTTAAATATTAATGCGCCATTTATCTTTTTTGTGGATGACGTTTTTAAAGGCAATACTTGGTTAATGTCAAGAATTCCTTTATCGTACCAAGATAAAGTGGTGTACGTTTCTGCAAACGAAGAGCCAAAGACAGAACAGATAGATAAATATGTAGAAGATATTATTCTAAATTATACAGAAAGACCATCTGGTATTATTGGTATTGGTGGTGGTTCTTTATTAGATGTGGCAAAAGCGGTTGCTATCATGCTAAATAATGACGGAGATAGTAAAGACTATCAAGGTTGGGATATTGTTAAAAATGCAGCCGTGTATCATATTGGTATACCAACAATTTCTGGAACAGGAGCAGAAGTGTCTAGAACAACTATTTTAACAGGTCCAGAACGAAAACTTGGAATTAATAGTGATTATACGCCTTTTGATCAAGTCCTTTTGGATCCAGAATTGACTAAAGATGTTCCTAAAGACCAATGGTTTTATACAGGCATGGATTGTTATGTACATTGTATTGAATCTTTAAACGGAACGTATTTAAATGCCTTTAGTCAGTCTTATGGAGAAAAAGCCTTGGAGTTATGCGAAGAGATTTTTTTAAGTACTGATTTACCAGAGGAAGAGTCTCAGGATAAACTAATGATGGCTAGTTGGCATGGTGGGATGAGTATTGCTTATTCTCAAGTAGGGGTGGCACATGCAATGAGTTATGGATTAGGCTATTTATTAGGAGTTAAACATGGTATTGGAAACTGTATTGTTTTTGATCATTTAGAAGACTATTATCCTGAAGGTGTTGCTGTTTTTAAAAAAATGAAAGCTTTACATAATATAACTTTACCTCAAGGTATTTGTGCAGATTTGTCAGATAAGGATTTTGATATTATGATTAAAGTTGCATTAAGCTTAGAACCACTTTGGGAAAATGCAATCGGTAAAGATTGGAAAAAGACAATTACACACGATACGCTTAAGGCTTTATATAAAAAGATGTAA
- a CDS encoding CatA-like O-acetyltransferase, which translates to MKTLDINTWDRKELFQHFLKLKDPYFGVTIPFNVDKAYQYAKDKNVSFFGVYLHDCMKAINAIDNLKYRIEDNTVQIYDTIHASATIMRPNNTFGFSFIDYDEELNIFLSNLSAEKRRIEGTPNLFPPVNGLNCIHCSALPWLNFSGHKEPVSGVMESIPKLAFGKVVKEENKLIMNVAINVNHALVDGYHVGLFSEMFQKNLNK; encoded by the coding sequence TTGAAAACATTAGATATAAATACTTGGGATAGAAAAGAACTTTTTCAACATTTTTTAAAATTGAAAGATCCATATTTTGGAGTTACAATACCTTTTAATGTGGATAAAGCTTACCAATATGCTAAAGATAAAAACGTAAGTTTTTTTGGTGTCTACTTACATGATTGCATGAAAGCAATTAATGCTATAGATAATTTAAAATATAGAATAGAAGATAATACTGTTCAAATTTATGACACTATACATGCATCAGCTACTATTATGAGACCGAATAATACTTTTGGATTTTCATTTATAGATTATGACGAAGAGTTAAATATATTTTTATCTAATTTATCTGCTGAAAAACGAAGAATAGAGGGCACACCAAATCTCTTTCCTCCAGTAAATGGTTTAAATTGTATACATTGTTCAGCACTGCCTTGGCTTAATTTTTCAGGTCATAAAGAACCCGTATCGGGAGTTATGGAATCTATACCAAAATTGGCCTTTGGTAAAGTAGTAAAAGAAGAAAATAAATTAATAATGAATGTCGCTATTAATGTAAATCATGCCTTAGTTGATGGGTATCATGTTGGTTTATTTTCAGAAATGTTTCAGAAAAACTTAAATAAGTAA
- a CDS encoding HAD family hydrolase: MEVDYSPIKVIGFDADDTLWVNETYFREAEVEFAKLLSPFETENKIDQELFKMEMKNLPVYGYGVKGFVLSMVEMALELSNNTVSNQTISKILDIGKEMINEKVELLDGVESVLQQLSKKYKLIVATKGDLLDQERKLEKSGLLDYFHHIEVLSDKKEANYSKLLNHLEIKPSEFLMIGNSLKSDILPLINIKANAIHVPFHTTWVHEQVIVNTEVSTQYQTLKSLKDLPKLLQL, translated from the coding sequence ATGGAAGTAGATTACAGTCCGATTAAAGTTATTGGTTTTGATGCTGATGATACACTTTGGGTTAACGAAACGTATTTTAGAGAGGCTGAAGTGGAATTTGCTAAATTATTAAGCCCATTTGAAACTGAAAATAAAATTGACCAGGAGCTATTTAAAATGGAGATGAAAAATCTTCCCGTATATGGTTACGGTGTCAAAGGATTTGTTTTGTCGATGGTAGAAATGGCTTTGGAATTATCAAACAATACAGTGTCAAATCAAACGATATCCAAAATTTTAGATATTGGAAAGGAAATGATAAATGAAAAGGTCGAGTTATTAGATGGAGTAGAGAGTGTATTACAACAATTATCAAAAAAATATAAATTAATAGTCGCTACCAAAGGAGATTTATTAGACCAAGAACGTAAACTTGAAAAATCAGGACTGTTGGATTATTTTCATCATATTGAGGTTTTAAGTGACAAAAAGGAAGCTAATTATTCTAAATTATTAAATCATTTAGAGATAAAACCTTCTGAGTTTTTAATGATAGGAAACTCTTTAAAGTCGGATATTTTACCATTAATAAATATAAAAGCTAATGCTATACATGTACCGTTTCATACTACTTGGGTGCATGAACAAGTCATAGTAAACACAGAAGTGTCAACGCAATATCAAACATTAAAAAGTCTAAAAGACTTACCAAAATTATTACAATTATAA
- the kdsB gene encoding 3-deoxy-manno-octulosonate cytidylyltransferase, whose amino-acid sequence MKIIAMIPARYSASRFPGKLMKDLGGKPVITRTYEATVDTKLFDDVIVVTDSAIIYDEIAKIGGHVVMSKKEHECGSDRIAEAVEDLDIDIVINVQGDEPFTDSESLKKLIKVFKEDTDKQVDLASLMVHITDWDEIKNPNTVKVIVDQQNFALYFSRSPIPYPRDKAVAVKYFKHKGVYAFRKQAILDFYKLPMLTLEASEKIECIRYLEYGKRIKMVETDIQGVEIDTPEDLERAKKLWK is encoded by the coding sequence ATGAAGATAATAGCAATGATTCCCGCACGATATAGTGCCTCCCGTTTTCCTGGTAAGCTAATGAAAGACTTAGGTGGAAAACCTGTAATAACTCGTACGTATGAAGCTACTGTTGACACCAAGCTATTTGATGATGTCATTGTGGTTACTGATAGTGCTATTATTTATGACGAAATCGCTAAAATTGGTGGTCACGTAGTTATGAGTAAAAAAGAGCATGAATGTGGTAGTGATCGTATTGCAGAAGCTGTAGAAGACTTAGATATTGATATTGTTATTAATGTTCAAGGTGACGAGCCTTTTACTGATTCGGAATCCCTAAAAAAATTAATTAAAGTTTTTAAAGAAGATACGGATAAGCAAGTCGATTTGGCTTCATTAATGGTCCATATTACAGATTGGGATGAGATTAAAAATCCAAACACCGTTAAAGTAATTGTAGATCAACAAAATTTTGCGCTTTACTTTTCAAGAAGCCCAATACCTTATCCTAGAGACAAAGCTGTAGCTGTCAAATACTTTAAACATAAAGGTGTGTATGCCTTCAGAAAACAGGCCATTTTAGATTTTTATAAGCTACCAATGTTAACTTTAGAGGCTTCAGAAAAAATAGAATGTATTAGATATTTAGAATACGGAAAACGTATAAAAATGGTAGAAACGGATATTCAGGGTGTAGAAATTGACACGCCTGAAGATTTAGAACGTGCAAAGAAACTATGGAAGTAG
- a CDS encoding ATP-dependent RecD-like DNA helicase — MTSSQFYSLIRQHFPFNPTSKQDILLLQLSEFILNDKEKGVFLLKGYAGTGKTTIIGTIVANLWHAKKSAVLMAPTGRAAKVISNYSKKEAFTIHKKIYFPKKEKGGGVQFVLQPNKHKDTIFIVDEASMIPDTPSDSKLFENGSLLDDLMRYVYQGKNCKLLLIGDTAQLPPVKLDISPALDENVLSLNYDKSVTKMELDEVVRQGEGSGILENATILRETIADGFFDSFKFNLKQFKDIVRLVDGYEIMDAINDAYSSFGYEDTSIIVRSNKRANLYNQQIRSRILFNENELSSGDYLMVVKNNYFWLKPTSEAGFIANGDIVEVLEIFSIKELYGFRFAEVKVRMVDYPNMQPFETVLMLDTIEAETPSLPYEDSNRLYQEVQKDYEDETSKYQKFLKTKSNTFFNALQVKFSYAITCHKSQGGQWNTVFVEQPYLPDGIDKDYLRWLYTAITRAKDKLYLIGFKDDFFEEDH, encoded by the coding sequence ATGACCAGTTCTCAATTTTATTCCCTTATAAGACAGCATTTTCCGTTCAATCCGACCTCAAAACAAGATATTTTACTTTTGCAACTTTCTGAGTTTATTTTAAATGATAAAGAAAAAGGCGTGTTTTTGTTAAAAGGTTACGCCGGTACAGGTAAAACCACCATTATTGGTACGATTGTAGCCAATTTATGGCATGCAAAAAAAAGTGCAGTGTTGATGGCTCCAACTGGTCGGGCAGCCAAAGTAATCTCTAATTATTCCAAAAAAGAGGCATTCACCATCCATAAAAAAATATATTTTCCTAAAAAAGAAAAAGGTGGAGGCGTACAATTTGTGTTGCAACCCAATAAACATAAAGATACTATTTTTATTGTTGATGAAGCGTCAATGATACCAGATACACCAAGTGATTCTAAATTATTTGAAAATGGATCACTTTTAGACGATTTAATGCGGTACGTTTATCAAGGTAAAAATTGTAAATTGTTACTTATCGGTGATACAGCACAATTGCCACCTGTAAAATTAGATATAAGTCCGGCGTTAGACGAGAATGTATTAAGTCTTAATTATGATAAGTCCGTTACTAAAATGGAATTGGATGAAGTTGTAAGACAAGGAGAAGGTTCTGGAATCTTAGAAAATGCTACTATTTTAAGAGAAACCATTGCAGATGGTTTTTTTGATAGCTTTAAGTTTAATTTAAAGCAGTTTAAAGATATTGTTAGATTAGTTGATGGTTATGAAATTATGGACGCTATAAACGACGCTTATAGCTCCTTTGGTTATGAAGATACTAGTATTATAGTAAGAAGTAATAAAAGAGCTAACTTGTATAACCAGCAAATACGTAGTCGTATTTTGTTTAATGAAAACGAATTGTCATCAGGAGATTACCTCATGGTAGTCAAGAATAATTATTTTTGGTTAAAGCCAACTTCTGAAGCTGGTTTTATAGCTAATGGTGATATTGTTGAAGTCCTAGAAATTTTTAGCATTAAAGAGTTATATGGTTTTAGATTTGCAGAAGTAAAAGTAAGGATGGTAGATTACCCAAATATGCAGCCTTTTGAAACAGTTTTAATGCTGGATACTATCGAAGCAGAAACACCATCTTTACCTTATGAGGATTCTAATAGACTATATCAAGAGGTTCAAAAAGATTATGAAGATGAAACTAGTAAGTATCAAAAGTTTTTAAAAACTAAGAGCAATACTTTTTTTAATGCGTTGCAAGTTAAGTTTAGTTATGCTATAACTTGCCATAAGTCTCAAGGGGGACAATGGAATACCGTTTTTGTAGAACAACCGTATCTACCAGACGGAATAGATAAAGATTACTTAAGATGGTTGTATACGGCTATAACTCGAGCTAAAGATAAATTATATTTAATTGGTTTTAAAGACGATTTTTTTGAAGAAGACCATTAA
- a CDS encoding DUF3822 family protein: MAATNNNPIDLTNLELSIQISLSGHSFCVLDTSTKTIIELKAEKFSFKKTPSELLDIVKHLFNTETALKQTFKSINIIHVNDWSTVVPKPLFKEDALVDYLKFNTKILKTDFITFDDINPNDSVNIYVPFANINNFIFDRFGSFTFNHFSTILIEQLLTFEKHSTTPKVYINVSDATFEIITLNKGKLILYNTFEYHTQEDFIYYLLFTLEQLQLNPETIDVLFLGDLDKDSPLFAIAYKYIRNVSFGSRMDTYAFTEKPLHNHSHFTLLKSL, translated from the coding sequence ATGGCAGCAACGAATAATAATCCTATCGATTTAACCAACCTAGAATTGTCCATTCAAATTAGTTTGAGTGGACATTCTTTTTGTGTTTTAGATACAAGCACAAAAACTATAATTGAGCTTAAAGCTGAAAAATTTTCATTTAAAAAGACACCGTCGGAACTTCTAGATATCGTAAAACATCTTTTTAATACTGAAACAGCACTTAAACAAACTTTCAAATCGATTAACATTATACATGTTAATGATTGGTCTACAGTAGTGCCAAAACCCTTATTTAAGGAAGATGCTTTAGTCGATTATTTAAAATTTAATACTAAAATTTTAAAGACAGATTTTATCACTTTTGATGACATCAATCCTAACGATAGTGTTAACATTTATGTACCTTTTGCCAATATCAATAATTTTATTTTTGATCGTTTTGGAAGCTTTACCTTTAATCATTTTTCTACCATTTTAATAGAACAATTATTAACCTTTGAAAAGCATAGTACAACACCCAAAGTATATATAAATGTCTCTGATGCCACTTTTGAAATCATTACGTTAAACAAAGGTAAATTGATACTTTATAACACCTTTGAATATCATACACAAGAAGACTTTATTTACTATTTATTGTTTACCTTAGAACAGTTACAACTTAACCCAGAAACTATTGACGTTTTATTTTTGGGAGACTTAGATAAAGACAGTCCATTGTTTGCCATTGCGTATAAATACATAAGAAATGTATCCTTTGGTTCCCGAATGGATACTTACGCTTTTACCGAAAAACCATTACATAATCATTCACATTTCACCTTACTAAAAAGCTTATAA
- the rsmD gene encoding 16S rRNA (guanine(966)-N(2))-methyltransferase RsmD — protein MRIVSGQFKGRRITAPKKLPVRPTTDMAKEALFNILNNQYYIDDISVLDLFSGTGNISYEFASRGTENIIAVDQDHGCIKFINETAASFEMDIQTIKADVFKFLEKSKQQHTIIFADPPYEFTVEEFSKIPELVFTNNLLERDGLLVVEHSKYTDLSKATNYSHSKSYGGNTFSFFKNEVSDEEE, from the coding sequence ATGCGCATTGTATCAGGACAATTTAAAGGAAGACGAATCACTGCTCCAAAAAAGCTACCTGTTAGACCTACAACAGATATGGCTAAAGAAGCTTTATTTAACATCTTAAATAACCAATATTATATAGATGATATTTCTGTACTAGATTTATTTTCAGGAACAGGAAACATAAGTTATGAGTTTGCTTCTAGAGGAACAGAAAACATTATAGCTGTAGATCAAGATCATGGCTGTATAAAATTTATAAACGAAACTGCTGCTAGTTTTGAAATGGATATACAGACCATAAAAGCGGATGTCTTTAAGTTTTTAGAAAAAAGCAAGCAACAGCATACTATTATTTTTGCTGATCCACCTTACGAGTTTACAGTTGAAGAGTTTTCAAAAATACCGGAACTAGTGTTCACCAATAACTTATTAGAAAGGGATGGTTTACTTGTGGTAGAGCACTCTAAATATACAGACTTGTCCAAAGCGACTAATTATAGTCATTCAAAAAGTTATGGGGGAAACACCTTTAGTTTTTTTAAAAATGAAGTTTCAGACGAAGAAGAATAA